CCAGGGCGCTGAAGCGCCGGGCCAGGCTCGCCCGGGACACGCCCGATTCGGCCGTCGGCGCCGCCACCGTCCACGGGTGGGCGGGGTTCGCGTGCGGTAGGCGCAAGGCCGGCCCCGCCACCTGGGAGCCGACGCTGCGGGACGTGGCGGCCATGTACGTGGTCGCACCGGACTTGGGCGGTCCGCAGGCCGCCGAAGCCGTAGCCGCGCTCACCGACGACGTACGGCGTGTACTCGGCCGGGCTCCCCGGGACTTCTCCGACTACGCCGAGAGCGCCGCCGCACACGGCGCATGGCGCGGCTGACCTTCTGCCGGCCGGCCCCGGAAAAAGGCGATCCCCTCCGACCGTTTCGACGGAGGGATCACGGCGACCGCTCACCGGTCCGTCCGGGAACGGATCGGTGAAGACCGGTTCCACCCGCGCGTCCCAGCCGTGTCAGCGGCTCTCCGGCCCGCCCACCGGTACGAGGTTCCCGGCCTGAGTCCGTGGCGGCGAGGGGGCGGCGCGCCGTTGTCGGCGGGGCAGGAACGCCGCGATCGCCAATGCGGTGAGCGCCGCACCCGCGCCGATCCCCATGACCAGGCGAAAGCCGTTCATCGCCCACCCGCACGCCGTCCCTCCCGGGGTGGGCCTACACGACCCCCTGGGGTCGAGGCGGAAGGGGCCCGCCCGTACGCCCACTCCATCCCGGGGGCGAGGTTGAAACCCAAGGTCAAGATCAGCGAGAGAACCACCGTGTGCGCCCGCAGCCGTCCTCGCTGCCGCTTTTCCGCCTGAGACCGCCCGTCGCCCGGCGGCGAACAAGGCCGTACAGCGCACCTCGGCCGCCCGGCCACCGACCACCCGGCGCGACTTCTGCAGACCTCGGTAATCGGGTGGGGCCTGCCCGAACAGCCCCGGCTGCAGGCGAGCGGAAATCTGGAAGGGCTCACGACCGGGACGCGGTAGGGGCAGGTGCGGACGACCCGGCCCGGTGCCTCGGCGTTCTTCCGCGCAAAAGCCGTCGACGGACTGATCGACGACATGCTGTCCGCTCCCAGGCCGGTGGATCGGGTCGAGGCGTTCCGCTCTCCCATGCCGTCACCGGTGATCCGCGAACTTCTCGGGGTGCCCTGTTCCGAACCTGATACGACGCGGGGTGGGTACGGTGAGCGTCGCCGAGGGGCCGTGCCGACAGCGGCGACGGCGTCGTGGTGCGGCTCGTCGACCATGCACGAAGTGGGCGAGCGCACGCCATACCCGGCGTATTCGGGGGCAGCGACCCAGAGTGCACGATCGTGAATCCAGGTGTGGGGACCGGTATGGAGCAGGAGACGGCGCCGCCGCAGCGGAGCGAAGCCGCGGCGCAGGGAACGTTGGACCGGATGAGGCAGTGGCTGCGGCGGGCGGCCGGATCGGACGGCCATGAGCGCCACACCCTGCTGCTCATCGGCAAGAGCACGCTGGCGGCCTGTGTCGCCTGGGCGATCTCCTACCACCTGATGAAGGCGCAGTCGCCGGCGTTCGCGCCGTTCTCGGCCGTTCTGATGATGCAGGTCACCGTCTACCAATCGGTGGCCCAGTCGCTGCGCTACGTCGGTGCGGTGAGCGCGGGCGTGGCGCTGCAGGGCGTACTCGGCTTCCTCGCGGGCCCCGACCTGCTCACGTTCGCGCTGGTGGCGTTGGCGGCGCTGGCGATCGGCCGATGGTCTGCGCTGGGGTCCCAGGGCTCCCAGGTGGCGACGGCGGCCTTCTTCGCCTTCTCCACCTACATCGCGGCCGCCGGCACGGCCGACCGTTTCGCCCAGCTCGGCCAGATCATCGTCCTGGTCCTCATCGGATGCGGCGTGGGGGTGCTGGTCAACCTGGCCGTCCTGCCGCCGATGCGCTACCGCAGCGCCGAGTACGGGGTGCGCACGCTGGCCCATTCACTGTGCGACCTGGTGGGCGACATGTACCCGGCGCTGCGCGAAGGCGAGCTGGACGGGGAGCGCACCGGCCATTGGCGGCAGCGGGCGGCGCAGACGGAGTCGATCGTCCATCAGGCCCGCACCGCGGTGCGCACCGCCAAGGAGAGCGTCTACTACAACCCGCGCCGCCTGCTGCGGCGGCACCAGGGCGACACCTCCTTCTCCGGTTACGGGGCCCTGGTCGATGCCCTGGAGCGGGTCTCCTTCCAGCTGGCCTCGGTGACCCGCAGCCTGGAGCGGTGGGACGACGGCGATTCGAGCCCTCAGGGCCGGGAGTTCCTCCGCTGTTTCGGCGACTTCCTCGCCTCGGTCGGGGTGATCACCCGGCTGCTGAGCGAGGTCGACGAAGGTCGACTGGCCGAGCAGGCCCGGGAGCTGTGCGCACAGAGCAGGGAGGCGCAGAAGTGCCACAGGCGGCTGACCGAGGGTGCCGAGCAGGGCTTGCTGCCGCTGACCGACCACTCGCGCCCCTACGGGATCCTGCTGGCGGATGCGAGCCGGCTGATGGACGAGCTCCAGTACACCTGCGACGTGCTCCAGCAGTGCGTGGAGCGCGAAACGGCGGATCCAGCCCCGTAGAACCCGGGGGCCGGGAGTCCGTCCGGCATGGGGAGATATGGGGGCAACGGAACGGCCGTCAGCACCAAGGGTTCGATCTCCACACGTGCGAGGCCGACGAATACTGTTTCGGCGAGCCAGCGGTGCGCCGTGTCGGGCCGGACCGGAGTGCTGAGCGCTCTTCAGCATGGCCCCGACCTCGTCCGCCGTCTCGTGCAGGGCCTGGAGGCGTTGGAATCCCTGGTCCGTTGGCGTCCTACACGCCGCACACCATCAGCGAGGAGCGTTCCCTGCGCATCGAACTGGCGGAGGTCCGGCAGCGTGGTTTCTCCTTCTGCCGAGGCCACATCCACCCCGACGCGGCGGGCGTCGCGGTGCCGGTTCGGCAGGACGACCGCGTGATCGCCGCAATGGGGCTCGTCGTGCCCAACGACGACGGCGCGTGGGCGTTCAGCCGACCGCTCATGCTTGCCGGCCTGGCGCTGAGCCGTGCGCTGAGCAGCGCTCCGGATCCGATGAGAGGCGGGGAGCCCCGGCCGGTCGCCGGAGAGTGACCGTCTTCCCGGCACACGGTCGGTGCGGGACTCACGGCCCGTGTAGCCGTCTTCCGGTGACCGGTGGTCAAGGAAGGCGGAAGCGGGAGACCGAGGGGTCGGGGCCGGGACCTGGCGTGCGTTCTCTGTCGTGACCAGCCGTTCCGGGTTCGTTGTGGGGGCGTATGGGGCCGTTCCCGAATGTCCGGATGCCCCGCCGGTGCGATCCGGGACATCACCGTCTTTCCGCTGAATGGAAGCAGTATGGCTCCGCCGCCGGAGTGCGTCCGATGCTCGGACCACACCCCCGGAGTCACGAGGAGTTCTCATGGCGGTGAACACGTTCGCCACATCCCCTTCGAACGGCGGTACCGATCCGACCGCGGTGGCGTCGCTCCGGGTGACCGGCAAGGTCGAGGCGGCCGACGGAGTCGTGGCCGCGGCAGAGGAGGCCGGTACGGGTGGCCGCCGGTTCGACGTGGAGCTGCGGCGCTCGGGTACGACGCTCACGGTGGGCTCGGACCGGTCGCTGCTCCAGGTGCTCGGTGAGGCCGGCGTCCACGTCCTGTCGTCGTGCCGCCAGGGCCTGTGCGGCACCTGTGAGACCGCGGTGCTCAGCGGTGTCCCCGACCACCGGGACTCGATCCTCGACGAGGACGACCGCGCCGCCGGGGACTGCATGTTCGTCTGCGTCTCCCGGGCGCGCTCCGAACGCCTCGTCCTCGACCTGTGACTCCCTCACCTAAGGACCACGCGACGCCTGCGACCGACATGCCCCCCGCGACGGTTTCCCTGGACGCCGACCCCTTCGCCCCGGAGGTGCTGGAGGGCCCGCTCGCCCTCCAGGCGCGACTGCGCGAGGCCGGAGCCGCCGTGTACCTCGAACGCCACGGCGTCTACGCGCTGGCCCGGTACGAGCACGTCCACGCGGCGCTGACCGACTGGCAGTCCTTCCAGCCCGCCGCCGGTGTGGGCCTGGCCAACTTCCGGCACGAGAAGCCGTGGCGCGCGCCGAGCCTGCTGCTGGAGGCCGACCCGCCCCGGCACGACGCGCCCCGGGCCGTTCTGAGCAGGATCCTCGGACCGCGTGCGATTCGGAGGCTGCGCGGCGCCTGGGCGGAGGACGCCCGCGAGCTCGTGGACCGGGTCGTGCGCAGCCCCGAGTTCGACGCCGTCGCCGACCTCGCCCAGGTCTTCCCGCTGCGGGTGTTCCCCGACGCGGTCGGCCTGGAGCACGAGGGGCGGCAGCACCTTTTGCCCTACGGAGACCACGCGTTCAACGCCTTCGGGCCGTCGAACGCACTGGTGGCCAAGGGCACTCCGCACGTCGCGGAGCTCTCGGCGTGGGTCGGCGGCCAGTGCGCCCGTGAACGGCTGGCGCCCGGCGGGTTCGGTGCCGCGATCTGGGAGGCGGCCGACCGCGGCGACATCACCGCCGAGCAGGCACCGCTCATCGTCCGCTCCCTTCTCACCGCCGGAGTGGACACCACCGTGCACGCTCTGGGCGCGGTGCTCTACGCCTTCGCCACCCATCCCGACCAGTGGAGGCGCCTGCGCGAGGACCCCCGACTCGCCCGCGTCGCCTTCGACGAGGCCGTGCGCTGGGAGTCGCCGGTGCAGACCTTCTTCCGTACGGCGACGGGCGACGTCGAGATCGCGGAGACCACCGTCCCCGATGGCAAGAAGATCCTGATGTTCCTGGGCGCGGCCAACCGCGACCCGCGCCACTGGAACGATCCCGATGCCTTCGACCTCGCCCGCGACCCATCGGGGCACGTGGGCTTCGGCATGGGCATCCACCAGTGCGTGGGCCAGCACATCGCGCGCCTGGAGGCGGAGTCGCTGCTCACCGCCTTGGCCGAACGCGTCGAGCGAATCGAGCTCGCCGGCACACCGCGTCGGCACCTCAACAACACCCTGCGCGCCTGGTCCTCGCTACCGGTGCGCGTCCGTACCGGCTGACAGCGGCCCCCGGGTCGCCGGTGCCCGGCTGGCGGGAGCCGCCGCGATCATCGCCGTCGACGTCGACGGCCGCAAGCTCGGCAAGGCACGACGGGAGTCGGGCGCCGCGCACACCGTGAACGCCTCACACGCGGATCCGATCGAAGCTGTACGGGAACTCACGGGTGGACACGGCGCCGCACATAACCCCGACGCCGTCATGGCGAAGGTGGGAGACCGCCGGGTGTCGGACGTCAGCCGTCGCCAGTGGGGCGGTGGGCGGTTCTAGCGCTCGGCCGGGTCGGCCGCTTCCACGCGCCTCCCCACCTCGGCGAGCACACCGCGCAGCCAGGCGTGCCCCGGATCGCTGTGGTGGGTGGGGTGGTACCAGAACGCCTCCAGGACCGGCACCGCGTCGTAGGGGCAGGGCAGCACGCGCAGATCCGCCATGCGGGCCACCCGGCGCGCCAGCCGCTCCTGCAGCAGCGCGATCCGGTCTGTGCCGGCGATCAGGAACGGCAGCGACTGGAAGTTGTCGACCACCGCCTCCACGCGCGGCTCGACCCCGAGCATGCTCAACTGGCGTGCGGCCGAGGCGAAGGCGGTCGCGCCGCGGAAGGTCATCGCCCAGGGCAGCCGCCGCAGGTCGGCCATTGTCAGCTCCTCGCCCACGCCGCTGTTGCCCGAAGCGACCACGCACACCCACCGGTCGGTGTAGAGGTCGAGTGAGGGCTGGTCGGCGATGAAGCCGTGCGGCATGACCAGGCCGTCGACCGCACGGAGCGTGGTGTCGCTGTCGTCGACGGCGCCGATGCTGATCTGGCGGAAGTGCACCCGCACCTTCGGCGCGGCGCGTTTCAGCTGCGCCATCAGCTCCTCGCCGAGGACCGCGATGGCGTAGTCGGAGGCGACCAGGGTGAACTCGCGGTCGGAGGCGGCGGGGTCGAAGGCGGGTTGGGCGGTGAAGACGCGCCGCACCATGGTGACGGCCAGCGCCGCGTGGTCGCGCAGGGCCGCGCCCAGCGGCGTCAGTTCGTAGCCGTTGCCCACCCGCACCAGCAGTTCGTCGCCGAAGTGGCGGCGCAGGCGGGCCAGCGATCCGCTCATGGCCGGCTGGCTCAGCCCGATCCGCTCCCCGGCCCGGGTGACGTTGCGTTCCTCCAGCAGCGCGTGCAGCGCCGTCAGCAGGTTGAGGTCGAGGCTCTCCAGCCGCATCGCCATGCTCCTTGCATCGCTCCCACCAATGCCCCCCATACAAGGTATCTATTTCCGTGATCGTCGGCAGAGCGCCAGAGTGAGGGCAGTCACTTTTGGAGGCAACGTGGTGGAGACATCCCCGCAGCCCGGCGACCGCTTCGCGCTGGGCACCCTCGCGGATGGCGACCGCGAGTTCCCCGCACTGGTGGTCGGCGAGCACGTCTTGGACCTGTCGCAGTCCGGCGTCCTGGACCACCCGTCCGACGGGTCCGTCACCCTCATCGGGATCCTGGAGTCCTGGGACCTGCACCTGTCCCGACTCGTCCGACTGGCCGCTGAGACCGGCCTGCCCTGGACCGATCTCAGCGGGTTCACGCTGCGCGCGCCGCTGCGGCCCGGCCAGGTGCTGCAGTCGGGCGCCAACTACCGCACCCACGTCATCGACCTCGCCGTCGCCCACCGCGCCGTCGCCGGACCCGAGGACGAGGCCGCGACCCGCGCCGAGGTCGGGGCGATGATGGACCGCCGCGCCGCTGAGGGCGCCCCCTACCTGTTCACCGGCCTCCCCTCAGCCGTCGCCGGGCCCTACGACGACCTGGTGCTCCCCGGCTACAGCGACAAGCACGACTGGGAACTGGAGTTGGCCGCGGTCATCGGCCGCCCCGCCTTCCGCCTCTCGCGCGAGCAGGCGCTCGACTGCGTCGCCGGCTACACCATCGCCAACGACATCACTACCCGCGACCTGGTGTTCCGCGCCGACATGCCTGAGATCGGCACCGACTGGCTGCGCGCCAAGAACGCCCCCGGCTTCCTGCCGCTGGAGCCCTACCTCGTTCCGGCGCACTGCGTCGCCGATCCCACGGACCTGCGGGTGCGGCTGGCGGTCAACGGCGAGACCATGCAGGACGAGACCACCAAGGACATGCTCTTCGACGTCGCCGCCCTGGTGGCCGCCGCATCCCAGACCGTCCGGCTGGCCCCCGGCGACCTGGTGCTGACCGGCAGCCCCGCCGGCAACGGCATGGCCACCGGCCGGTTCCTGCGCGAGGGCGATGTGATGGAGGGCTCCATCACCGGACTGGGCAGCCAGCGCACCGTGTGCAGGGCCGAGCGGTGAGCGGCACCGCAGAGCACGCGGCCGCACGCACCGCGGAGGAGGCCGTCGCCGAAGCCGCCCGCGCCTACTCCAACTGGGGCCGCTGGGGCGGCGACGACGTGCGCGGCACGCTCAACTTCCTCGAACCGGCCATGCGCGCGCGGGCCGCCGCGCTCGTGGTGCGCGGGGAGTCCTTCTCGCTGTCGCAGCGCTTCGACATGAACGGCCCGCAGAAGGGCTGGCGGCGCCGCACCAACCCCGTGCACACCATGCTCGACACCGGCACCGACGCCGCACTGGGCAAGCAGGGCTTCCCGCACGGCATCGGCGGCGCCGACGACGTCATCGCCATGCCGCTGCAGTGCTCCACCCAGTGGGACGGCCTGGGCCACATCTTCGACCACGGCAAGGCGTGGAACGGGCGCGACGCCGCCGAGGCGGTCACCTCGGACGGGGACCTGGTCACCGGGATCGAGACCATCGCCGAGGTGGTGGCCGGGCGCGGAGTCCTGCTGGACGTGGGCCGGGTGGTGGGCGACGGCGGCGAACTGCCCGACGGTTTCGCCGTCACCGCCGAGCACCTGGAGACCACCGCCGCCGCGCACGGGGTCGAGGTCGGCCGCGGCGACATCGTGTGCGTGCGCACCGGACAGCTCGCCCGCGTGCGCCGCGAGGGCTGGGGCGACTACGCCGGAGGGCCGGCCCCGGGCCTGTCGTTCTGGAGCGCCGGATGGCTGCACCGCAGCCAGATCGCCGCGATCGCCACCGACACCTGGGGCTTCGAGGTGCGCCCCAACGAGTTCCCCGACGCCTTCCAGCCGCTGCACCAGGTGGCCATCCCCAACATGGGGCTGCTCATAGGCGAGATGTGGGACCTGGAGGCCCTGGCCGCCGACTGCGCCGCCCATGGCGGCTACGCGTTCCAACTGGTCGCGGCGCCGCTGCCGATCACCGGAGCCGTCGGCTCGCCCGTCAACCCCATCGCATTGAAGTAGCGAGGCACCGCCATGAAAGTACTGATCGTCGGCTGCGGCATCACCGGTTCGGCCCTGGGCATCCTGTTGGCGCGCGCGGGCGCCGAGGTCGACATCGTCGAGCTCGAACCCAAGTGGAGCACGCTGGGCTCAGGCATCACCCTGCAGGGCAACGCGCTGCGGGTGCTGCGCGAGCTGGGCGTGTGGGAGCAGGTGGCGGCCGCCGGCTACGCCTTCGACTCCCTGGGCATCCGCGCCCCCGACGGCACACTGCTGTTCGAGGGCCAGGACCACCGCACCGGCGGACACGACCTGCCCGCCACCCTGGGCATGGACCGGCCCGACCTGCAGGCCGTCCTGCTGGCCGAACTGCGCCGCGCCGGCGCTCGCATCAGCCTGGGCCGCACCGTCCAAGCGCTGGAGGACACCGGCGCGGGCGTCGACGCGGTCTTCGACGACGGCACCGCCGACTTCTACGACCTCGTGGCCAGCGCCGACGGAATCCGCTCCCGGGTCCGCACGATGCTCGGCATCGCCGACACCCCCCAGCCGGCGGGCATGGGCATCTGGCGGGTCCACGCCCGGCGCCCCGGCAGCGTGACCCGGACCGACCTGGCCTACGGCGGCCCCTGCCACATCGCCGGCTACTGCCCCACCGGCGCCGACACGCTCTATGCCTACCTGGTGGAGGACGCCCGCCCCTTCGAGGACGTGCGCGCCGAGGACAAGGCCGCGGTGATGCGCGAGCTGGCCGCGCCCTACGGCGGGGCCTGGAAGGAGATCGCCGAGGACATCACCGACCCCGACCGGATCAACTACACCTGGTTCGAGTCGCTGCTGGTGGCGCGGCCCTGGTACCGGGCAAACACGGTACTCCTCGGCGACGCGGCGCACGCCTGCCCGCCCACCGTCGCCCAGGGGGCGGCGATGTGCCTGGAGGACGCCTGGGTGCTGTCCCAATTGCTCATCGAGCGCGGCGGCGCCGGCCCCGACGTGCTGGAGGCGTTCATGGAGCGCCGGTTCGAGCGGGTGCGCACCGTCGTCGACAGCTCGCTGCAGATCACCCGGTGGCAACTGGAGGGCGCACGCGACGCCGACGTCCCCGGCCTGATGGGGCACGTCGCCGCCCTGGTCACGGAGCTTCCATGATCGTCGATGTGCACGCCCACGTGCTGCTGCCCGGTATCGAGGAGGCACTGGCCGACCACCCCGGCCTGGTCGAGCACCGCGCGCTGGAGGCCCGCCGCAACGGGCTGCGGGCGCAGGAGGTCTCCGGGCGCATGATCGGCGAGCGCCTTGCCCGGCTGACCGACCCGGTCGTGCGGCTGGCCGACATGGACGCCGCCGGGGTGGACGTGCAGATCGTCAGCCCATCGCCCTCCCACTACCACTACTGGGCGCCGCCGGAGGAGGCCGAGCGGATCTACCGGACGGCCAACGAGGGCGTGGCCGCCCACTGCGCGCACGCGCCGAGCCGCCTGCACGGGCTGGGTCTGGTGCCGCTGCAGCACGCGGACCTGGCATCGGCCGCACTCGACCACGCACTGGACGCGGGTCTCAAAGGTGTGGAGATCTCCTCCCACGCGCCCGGCCGGGAACTCTCGGATCCGGCCCTGGAGCCGCTGTGGGCGCGCGCCGACGAGCGGCGGGCGGTGGTCTTCGTGCACCCCTTCGGCTGCACGCTCGGCGAGCGGCTGGACCGCTGGTACCTGTCCAACATCGTCGGCCAACCGGTGGAGAACGCGGTCGCACTGTCGCATCTGATCTTCTCCGGGGTGCTCGACCGCCACCCGGACCTCAAGGTCGTCGCCGCCCACGGCGGCGGCTACCTGCCCACCCACCTGGGCCGCGCCGACCACGGCTGGCGCGTCCGGCCCGACGCCCGCGGCTGCGCCCGCGAACCCGGCTCCTACCTGCACCGCATCTGGTTCGACTCGCTGGTCCACGACCCGCGCGTGCTGCGCCACCTGGTCGAGGCCGTCGGAGCCGACCGGGTCGTGCTCGGCTCCGACCACCCCTTCGACATGGGCACCGACGACCCGCTGGCCGCACTGCGCGGCGCCGGCCTGGACGCCGCCTGTGTCGAAGCGATCAGCGGCGGCAACGCCGCCGCCCTGTTCGACCTGCCCGCGATCGGCACCCGCACCGCAACCCGAAGGAAGTGATCACCGTGTCTGAGCGCCTCATCACCCACCTGCGCCACGTGGCACTGGCCGTACCCGACTACGACAAGCAGCACGCCTTCTTCACCGACATGTGGGGTCTGAGCGAGGTCGCCACCGACACCGGCCTGTCCTTCCTGGCCGCCGAGGGCTCCCCGGAGAACTACATCGTCCGGCTGCGCCGGGCCGAGGAGAAGCGCGTCGACCTGATCGCTTTCGGCGCCGAGACCCCCGCCGACGTCGACGCGCTCGCCGACCGGCTCATGGCCGCGGGCGTCGAGATCGTCGGCGAACCCGGCTCGGTGGACACTCCCGGCGGCGGCTACGGGTTCCGCTTCTTCGACGTCGACGGCCGCACCGTGGAGGTCTCCAGCGGCGTGGCGACCCGCATCCACCGCAGGGTCGAGGAGCGCGAAGCGATCCCGGTGCGCCTCTCGCACGTCGTGCTCAACTCCACCGACATCGACCGCACCCGCCGCTGGTACGAGCACCACCTGGACTTCGCGCTGTCGGACACGCTGAGCTCCCCGCATATGGGCGAGGTCATGCACTTCATGCGGTGCAATCCGCAGCACCACAGCATGGCCATCGCCAAGGGCCCGCACCCCTCGCTGCACCACATCTCCTTCGAGATGCGCGGCATCGACGAGTACATGCGCGGCACCGGGCGGCTGCTGCGCGGCGGTGTGCGCAAGATCTGGGGGCCGGGACGCCACCTGGCCGGCGACAACACCTTCTCCTACTTCCTGGACCCGCACGGCAACACCCTGGAGTACACCACCGAACTCGAACTGCTCGACGAGGACTCCTGGCACCCCCACGTCTACGACTTCTCCCAGCCCGAGGTCACCGACCAGTGGGGCACCGCCAACCCCATGGACGAGTTCGTGGCCAAGGAGTCCTTCAACGACCCCGATCGCGGCGTCTTCGTCGCCCCGCCCGTCTAGAGCACACAGAGTCGCCCCGCCCAGCCGGAGACCAGGGAACCAGAGAAGAGAGGAGACGCGGTGCGTTTCGCCCGCTATGAGTACGAGGGGCGCGTGCACAGCGCCGTCGTCGACGGCGACGCGCTGCACCCGCTGCCCGCCGACCTGCTCATGCTCATCGACTCCGGCGAGCTGCACGCGGCCGGCCGCGCGGCCCTGGCCGGCCCGGCCGGGCCGCGCCTGGCCGAGGTGCGGCTGACGGCGCCGCTGGACCCGCCGACCGTGCGCGACTTCGTCGCCTTCGAGGAGCACGTCGAAGGGGTCCGCCGCAGCGTCTCCGGCGCCGAGGGCGTACCTGCGCAGTGGTACGCGGCGCCGACGTTCTACTTCGCCAACCCCTACGCGGTCATCGGTCCCGGCGACGACGTCGCCGTGCCGCCCGGCTCGGCGGCGCTGGACTTCGAGCTCGAGGTCGCCGCCGTCATCGGGGCACCGGGCCGCGACCTCAGCCCGGAGCAGGCCCGTGAGCACATCGTCGGCTACACCGTCTTCAACGACTGGTCGGCCCGCGACCTGCAGTCCGCGGAGATGCAGGTGGGCCTGGGCCCGTGCAAGGGCAAGGACTCCGCCGCGACACTGGGCCCGTGGCTGGTCACCGCCGACGAGCTGGAGCCCTACCGCGA
This sequence is a window from Spinactinospora alkalitolerans. Protein-coding genes within it:
- a CDS encoding fumarylacetoacetate hydrolase family protein, whose translation is MRFARYEYEGRVHSAVVDGDALHPLPADLLMLIDSGELHAAGRAALAGPAGPRLAEVRLTAPLDPPTVRDFVAFEEHVEGVRRSVSGAEGVPAQWYAAPTFYFANPYAVIGPGDDVAVPPGSAALDFELEVAAVIGAPGRDLSPEQAREHIVGYTVFNDWSARDLQSAEMQVGLGPCKGKDSAATLGPWLVTADELEPYRDTEGFLRLALTAEVNGEVVGRDLLSNMGWPFEDLIAYASRGTWVRPGDVLGSGTCGNGGCLAELWGRRGRQDPPPLRPGDTVTLTVEGIGTVSNAVVTGAEPVPIAPARARPRERT